A genomic window from Plasmodium malariae genome assembly, chromosome: 10 includes:
- the GAP40 gene encoding glideosome-associated protein 40, putative — MEKLNLPEWNDIERYFKDPELLTAEILFVALTLCNVFVMYRLFLDVIPYPIFVTWWQLAQGLLVAYVCGELGREFPKFAYFPKVEINENMLKVLFVPSIFYCLMLVLSNYLLFKTPCIASYPVLVSFTVVFHHLTRFIGCGEEYMPLRWKSIVFLLAAFIIGCFDSKITGKGVIIWALLYALFSAIFRAGFMQKIMHLVDGKGNTLHNNQHLLGVLILPILILLSGEWTVFAHMPYNITLLHTWQTWGCLVTVGTLPFIKNVISNRLVRRTGQGPWRILEIISIIFVFFIGMTYNAPSFKGYLAIICVIIGRCLGAFDVLLNASDYMLAEDERKRKTSKSNYAKSRQGTQASKPFLSGGEHEDDEESSFSSNDSKSYQGSQNYDDKESINSSSQQYSVHKGTTSRMDSSSNQTSNDPMSADESRMGSERKANERGASFHTKSKLSRNYSSKQQEMVDSQA; from the coding sequence ATGGAAAAGCTAAACTTGCCAGAATGGAACGATATCGAAAGATATTTTAAAGACCCGGAGTTGCTTACAgcagaaatattatttgtagCTCTGACCTTATGTAACGTTTTTGTTATGTACAGGTTATTTTTAGATGTTATACCATATCCTATTTTTGTTACATGGTGGCAATTGGCACAAGGGTTATTAGTTGCATATGTGTGTGGAGAGCTGGGTCGTGAATTTCCCAAATTTGCATATTTTCCAAAAGTggaaattaatgaaaatatgttGAAGGTGTTATTTGTACCATCTATTTTTTACTGTTTGATGCTTGTATTGtcgaattatttattatttaaaacacCTTGTATAGCATCTTATCCTGTACTTGTAAGTTTTACTGTTGTCTTTCATCATCTTACTCGTTTTATTGGATGCGGAGAAGAATATATGCCTTTAAGATGGAAAtcaattgtatttttattagctGCATTTATTATTGGCTGTTTTGATTCAAAAATAACAGGAAAAGGAGTTATAATATGGGCAttattatatgcattattTTCAGCAATATTTAGAGCTGGGTTTAtgcaaaaaattatgcatttAGTAGATGGAAAGGGAAATACTTTACATAATAATCAGCATTTACTTGGTGTATTAATATTACCAatattgatattattatcaGGAGAATGGACAGTGTTTGCACATATgccatataatattacattattacaTACCTGGCAAACATGGGGTTGTTTAGTAACAGTTGGAACATTACCATTTATAAAGAATGTTATTTCAAATAGATTAGTTAGAAGGACAGGTCAAGGACCATGGAGAATTTTAGAAATTATAtctattatatttgtattttttatcgGTATGACTTATAATGCACCTTCCTTTAAAGGTTACTTAGCTATAATATGTGTAATTATAGGTAGATGCCTTGGAGCATTTgatgtattattaaatgcATCAGATTATATGCTTGCAGAAGATGAACGTAAGAGGAAAACATCTAAATCTAATTATGCAAAAAGTAGACAAGGAACACAAGCATCCAAACCATTTTTATCCGGAGGGGAACATGAAGATGATGAAGAAAGTTCTTTTAGTTCTAATGATAGCAAAAGTTACCAAGGCTCACAAAATTATGATGACAAAGAGAGTATAAATAGTAGCTCTCAACAATATAGTGTTCATAAAGGAACAACTAGCAGAATGGATAGTTCATCTAATCAAACAAGTAATGATCCAATGTCCGCTGACGAGAGCAGGATGGGAAGTGAACGCAAAGCAAATGAAAGAGGTGCGAGTTTCCACACCAAGTCCAAGTTGTCCAGAAATTACTCCTCAAAGCAACAAGAAATGGTGGATTCGCAGGCTTGA
- the PmUG01_10029000 gene encoding conserved Plasmodium protein, unknown function — protein sequence MSDTKSRLLSFLTNNKVGFFQEQAESKNVHTPTEVDKLNENAASTNEKVLCDKTNADIKSCLNNNHNSVNHSKDNHSKDNHSKDNYSKDNHSKDNHSKDNHSKDNHSKDNHSKDNNSKDNYSKDNNNKDNHNNSNNNDDEKENLKKKKSGTVLSKRNENSMFSTENKEEANVETSVVEENAKEISESQRDSHKSGTTERAKLEEDISSSNKKSSQNNFSDAAYIKSLRDEIEERATGLEPFPKYESKLNPVAPEFKPKNSLYIYQKIQQHTKKNIILLIKSFGYKGIKLENISGEYCKKYNALLNLSHAGFTNIYDLLRSLDHCLIYEEVQEEGKKGGKKEVKAEVKELDEKGKRTKEEGINAEDTNVEGANEQDTNVQSETNKGTLQQAEVGHLAQKSDKQGNEQVQDDNDYLQDKGNNKENTKVLEKNLIIKYKTPKMNEERQFFVKIILGTLAECTNYNSKLSDEETSINSSLSLTKLQQEVKKIFGSSFNLKALQIRCGIDKLQPFLEEIQEIQLFFISNDIKVRITPQTFDWKIPKLRYIKSLTSNDMKPNKSPSSKLNSKKYNISSQYTMSKGYSYNSFNGEESTFNIPYSRNKNSFDSILQLRKTMDSNNNIKNKQFTSNLDTLLSSSKAHKNKWKGMLFGEDFNECTNELSSNLLSRINSSNNSNINSNINSNINSIINNNINSNGNINSNSNTNINSTANINSNSSIKTSNFSSDLLNRCTTNIFLTNKDKCSKTYLPKILTKMQLHILLFQLIVIISERQKIEWKQINKIKDQILKSNSRAYTCDDEEGVYFELSKEETCTSKKEGNVNNVKGVNVDSQKTDKKRNNILDILNNSGTTASSEYLNESYKTQDTSNLYKSESLTSDKCTKDSDFFNSYEREKNENLNNRENQDGSANPNDSANPNEQLIGVFVSSIKSEWNKIYSDQYPLSFYLNYFKIKKLRRLLEEIPNIIIAGYGRTMQVFTLDSAQDYYDNLFPDKPTNFKIFTKSKFTSLSSSHYFKDATYKDIADACVSGQTDNVLNILGENYTDPPQLSGNKIYNKPMQKWNKKENHYNNMDCYRDINKNNYRYEDMEKKKKKNLLFKNENLEMLRYHLYKLLYNLVIHVCKKQNSLFLKYKENGIILSEYEMNKQLCGPVYYSCDLTYEDFIISKKSFFEKDQISKNVYLLAQHGIYGIKFIHLTNEWFKLYTCELRPLMKICNYEKIGEMICSMPNVLVAGEGFDTKYIPNTQLEVKPKYFNSFATGITTKMPSDNFGNNKIKYQKFHQADTNLSTNRNVACESIMGLLFPNIISQRSANMPKKFSSRTTNFREHNDYKKNKSAFPDVYNSYSFNNDIKINHLFKNLQQ from the exons ATGAGTGATACCAAATCGCGTCTACTGAGTTTCTTGACGAATAATAAAGTAGGATTCTTCCAGGAACAGGCAGAATCGAAAAATGTCCACACACCTACAGAAGTTGACAAGTTGAACGAAAATGCAGCGAGTACTAATGAGAAAGTCTTGTGTGACAAAACAAATGCAGATATTAAAAGTTGCTTGAACAATAATCATAATAGTGTTAATCATAGTAAAGATAATCATAGTAAAGATAATCATAGTAAAGATAATTATAGTAAAGATAATCATAGTAAAGATAATCATAGTAAAGATAATCATAGTAAAGATAATCATAGTAAAGATAATCATAGTaaagataataatagtaaagataattatagtaaagataataataataaagataatcataataatagtaataataatgacgatgaaaaagaaaatttaaaaaaaaagaaaagcggAACAGTTTTaagtaaaagaaatgaaaattcTATGTTCTCAACTGAAAA TAAGGAAGAAGCTAATGTTGAAACGTCAGTGGTGGAAGAGAACGCCAAAGAGATATCA GAAAGTCAACGTGATAGTCATAAAAGTGGAACAACTGAGCGTGCAAAATTAGAAGAAGATATATCATCATCGAACAAAAAATCAa GTCAGAATAATTTCTCAGACGCGGCGTATATAAAAAGCCTTAGAGACGAGATTGAAGAAAGAGCAACAGGATTAGAACCCTTCCCCAAATATGA gAGTAAGCTAAATCCAGTTGCGCCGGAATTCAAGCCAAAAAACTCGTTGTACATATACCAGAAGATTCAACA GCATACaaaaaagaacataatattattaataaaatcatTCGGATACAAAGGAATTAAACTAGAAAACATTTCCGGGGAATActgcaaaaaatataatgcacTTTTGAATCTAAGCCATGCAGGATTTACCAACATTTACGATTTGTTGAGAAGTTTGGATCACTGCCTAATATATGAAGAAGTGCAAGAAGAGGGGAAGAAggggggaaaaaaagaagtaaaagcGGAAGTAAAGGAGTTAGACGAAAAAGGGAAACGCACAAAAGAAGAGGGCATAAATGCGGAAGACACAAATGTAGAAGGTGCAAATGAGCAAGATACGAACGTTCAAAGTGAAACGAACAAAGGGACGCTCCAACAAGCAGAGGTTGGACATCTCGCTCAGAAAAGTGATAAACAGGGAAATGAACAAGTGCAGGATGATAATGATTACTTACAAGATAAGGGAAATAATAAGGAAAACACCAAAGTGctggaaaaaaatttaataataaaatataaaacgcCTAAAATGAATGAGGAAAGacaattttttgtaaaaataattttaggtACACTTGCTGAATGTACTAATTATAACTCAAAACTAAGTGATGAAGAAACATCAATAAATAGTAGTCTCTCATTAACTAAACTACAACAagaagtgaaaaaaatattcggatcgtcttttaatttaaaggCATTACAAATTCGTTGTGGTATAGATAAGCTGCAACCATTTTTAGAAGAAATACAAgaaatacaattattttttatatctaatGATATAAAAGTTCGAATAACTCCTCAAACATTCGACTGGAAAATTCCAAAGCTAAGGTACATAAAATCATTAACAAGTAATGATATGAAGCCGAATAAATCCCCCTCTTCCAAATTAAATagtaagaaatataatatttcttcacAATATACTATGAGCAAAGGTTATAGTTATAATTCTTTCAATGGAGAGGAAAGTACATTCAATATACCTTACAGTAGGAACAAGAACTCTTTTGATAGTATCCTACAGCTAAGAAAAACAATGGAttctaataataacataaaaaataagcaatTTACATCTAATTTAGATACTTTATTGTCTTCCTCCAAAgcgcataaaaataaatggaaaGGAATGTTATTCGGGGAGGACTTCAACGAGTGCACAAATGAACTCAGTTCGAACCTGCTCAGCAGAATAAATAGTAGCAACAACAGTAACATAAACAGTAACATAAACAGTAACATAAACAGTATTATAAACAATAACATCAACAGTAAtggtaatattaatagtaacaGCAATACGAATATTAATAGCACTGCCAACATTAATAGCAATAGCAGCATCAAGACTAGTAATTTCTCGAGCGACCTATTGAACAGATGTACTACTAACATATTTCTTACAAACAAAGATAAGTGTAGTAAAACCTACTTGCCTAAAATATTAACGAAAATGCAGTTGCATATTCTCTTATTCCAGCTAATAGTTATCATATCAGAAAGGCAAAAAATTGAATGGAAGcagataaacaaaataaaggatCAAATACTCAAGTCAA ATAGCAGAGCATATACATGCGATGACGAAGAAGGGGTGTACTTCGAACTGAGCAAAGAAGAAACGTGCACAAGCAAGAAAGAAGGCAAtgtaaataatgtaaaaggGGTAAATGTGGACAGTCAGAAAACggataaaaaaagaaataacatTTTGGACATATTAAACAATTCAGGGACAACTGCTTCATctgaatatttaaatgagAGTTATAAAACTCAGGATACTTCAAACCTGTACAAGTCAGAAAGTTTAACAAGTGATAAATGTACAAAGGACTCagatttttttaattcttacGAAAgggagaaaaatgaaaatttaaataacagAGAAAATCAAGATGGTAGCGCAAATCCAAATGACAGTGCAAATCCAAATGAGCAGCTGATAGGTGTGTTTGTTTCATCAATTAAAAGCGAATGGAACAAGATATACTCAGATCAATACCCCTTGAGTTTTTaccttaattattttaaaatcaaaaaattaagaaggCTGTTAGAAGAGATacctaatataattatagcAGGATATGGTAGAACTATGCAAGTGTTCACCTTAGATTCAGCTCAAgattattatgataatttatttcCTGATAAACCCACGaactttaaaatatttactaaatCGAAATTTACATCTCTCAGTAGTTCTCATTATTTCAAGGACGCGACTTACAAG GACATAGCCGACGCATGTGTTAGTGGACAGACTGATAACGTGCTGAACATTTTAGGAGAAAATTATACGGACCCTCCCCAGTTGAGtggtaataaaatttataataaaccCATGCAAAAGTGGAACAAGAAAGAGAATCATTATAACAACATGGATTGTTATAGAgatataaataagaataactACAGATATGAagatatggaaaaaaagaaaaaaaaaaatttattatttaaaaatgaaaatttagaGATGTTACgatatcatttatataaactaCTATACAATTTAGTTATACATGTTtgtaaaaagcaaaattctttattcttaaaatataaagagaaTGGAATTATACTAAGTGAGTACGAAATGAATAAACAGTTATGTGGTCCTGTTTATTATTCCTGTGACTTAACATATGaagattttattatatctaaaaaatcattttttgaaaaggatcagatatcaaaaaatgtatatctCTTAGCACAACATGGTATATATGGAATCAAATTTATACATCTAACAAATGAATGGTTTAAGTTATATACATGTGAATTACGTCCTTTGATGAAAATATGTAACTATGAAAAAATTGGTGAAATGATATGTAGCATGCCAAATGTACTAGTTGCAGGGGAGGGCTTTGATACGAAATATATACCCAACACGCAGCTAGAGGTTAAG CCTAAGTATTTTAACAGCTTCGCCACGGGGATTACTACGAAAATGCCTTCCGACA ATTTCGGTAACAACAAAATCAAATATCAAAAATTTCATCAAGCAGATACAAACCTTTCGACAAATAGAAACGTGGCATGTGAAAGTATAATGGGATTACTGTTTCCTAATATTATTTCTCAAAGGAGTGCCAATATGCCAAAAAAATTTAGCAGTAGGACTACTAACTTTAGAGAACATAatgattataaaaagaataaatcaGCATTTCCCGACGTGTACAACTCATACTCATTTAATAACGATATAAAGATAAATCATCTATTTAAAAACCTACAGCAGTGA
- the PmUG01_10029100 gene encoding amino acid transporter, putative — protein MNADKLEKVPSEDNSESTFQKKRSNYKYRFREETTKDGKRKRIKCTYWGECQTNTELFNRNGNVTNIGSEKYGMRRRKNVNSLQNTYDNIINYIKDNNNNIKKIRYYLFLKAYEHSELFQMEKQNKKDQLNINKYNKSIDIKDDRENQRLKLLKIFKSYHIKYEGHTNLDTLCDYAIYFQDADILNVLLKKQNCDNLFYYLVTIGIPYNDIIEMASVFENMKYLKNCNLYMLPWIYKKLNEFHKFDVSTYVLHSLAYSLSTLSCSLYIFIKYKTIAVIFPLFITYVVLSVPFLLQEINCGRYVLDGCISFFWSINHYHLPIGIILLILYTLSIIKCIDLICLHITYVSYYFMESTPWVYKNLDIKICSKFNGSKNICDSSRNICYYNDRTQTCEMNRMKLGIKIYDTLLSKYVEPKNTKFTMITVLLAFLFLIFYNLFSKYKVSHKIVKIFVFLLILFFIIHIITLRNFTLINFLLTDFNTSKILSVLLNHEIWIVCMIHCTVNMSLHSGMYFYSSKGLRLDVNVIPITYLIVLCCFLVDMLLFVTFTTIIGEHLKNIDKNYYILKKLMKKNLFYILIPVVHNCYNTFTLFLSLNVAIIFLSFMLLSASKRIDILFLSINDIYIFKSSKKIFPIGWIVLFVIYYIYRTIDINFMDTLFTQLSQIMTLLIFFYINFNFFWLRGIKETAEKLGKYPFIFKILLTFVHEFSFLYFDVLFKIKNRVPLYFLRQFINICIIPFISVIMCQWIFKRKEKKDHSSTIQDVKAILRNTCSLAMECTDRSKNIQLHFNQKSKWSKLFNIYIFFFFKYFGLDLVFMCLMHEGKKFFTQGEKTYKKKNLNTEMNPYIMFFLLYLIYVYIVYINIPLFQMIKKKKFFKANHFNILNYPVSLEEKKQEKNTNLFKEFTEK, from the exons ATGAATGCCGACAAATTAGAAAAGGTACCTTCTGAGGATAACTCTGAAAGCACTTTCCAGAAAAAGAGATCGAATTACAAATATAGATTCAGGGAAGAGACGACAAAGGAtgggaaaaggaaaagaataaaatgtacatattgGGGAGAGTGTCAGACTAATACAGAGTTATTTAACCGAAATGGTAATGTAACTAATATCGGAAGTGAAAAATATGGAATGAGAAGGaggaaaaatgtaaattctTTACAAAACACATAtgacaatataataaattatataaaagataataataataatataaagaaaatacgatattatttgtttttaaaagcaTATGAACATTCAGAATTATTTCaaatggaaaaacaaaataagaaagatcagttaaatataaataaatataataaatctaTAGATATAAAAGATGATAGAGAAAACCAaagattaaaattattaaaaatttttaaaagttatcatataaaatatgaaggGCATACAAATTTAGACACCTTATGCGATTAtgcaatatattttcaagATGCAGATATACTAAAtgtacttttaaaaaagcaGAATTGTgataatcttttttattatttagttACTATAGGTATAccatataatgatataatagaAATGGCAAGtgtttttgaaaatatgaaatatttaaaaaattgtaatttatatatgcttccatggatatataaaaaattaaatgaattcCATAAGTTCGATGTTAGTACTTATGTGTTACATTCTTTAGCTTATTCACTATCTACTCTTAGCtgttctttatatatatttataaaatataaaactattGCTGTTATTTTCcctttatttattacttatGTAGTTTTATctgttccttttttattgcaAGAAATAAATTGTGGACGTTATGTCTTAGATGgatgtatttcttttttttggtCCATTAATCACTATCACTTACCTATAGGAATAATACTACTTATATTGTACACTCTTTctataataaaatgcattGATCTTATATGTTTGCATATCACCTATGTTTCTTACTATTTTATGGAAAGCACTCCTTGGGTATACAAAAATctagatataaaaatatgctcTAAGTTTAATGGCAGCAAGAACATATGTGATTCTTCAAGGAACATTTGTTACTACAATGATCGTACTCAGACATGTGAGATGAACAGGATGAAACTG ggcataaaaatatacgatACGCTATTGAGCAAGTACGTCGAACCGAAGAACACGAAGTTTACGATGATCACAGTACTCCTTGCATTTCTTTtcctaattttttacaatttattttcaaaatataaagtatcacataaaatagtaaaaatatttgtattccttctaattctattttttataattcatattattactcTGCGTAATTTTAccttaattaattttttattaaccgATTTTAATActagtaaaatattaagtgtTCTTTTGAATCACGAAATATGGATCGTGTGCATGATACACTGCACTGTCAACATGTCCCTGCATTCGGGGATGTACTTCTACTCCTCTAAAGGACTAAG GTTGGACGTAAATGTCATACCCATCACTTACCTGATTGTCCTGTGTTGCTTCTTAGTGGACATGCTCCTTTTTGTAACATTCACAACTATCATTGGAgagcatttaaaaaatatagataaaaattattatattctaaaaaagttaatgaaaaagaatttattttatattcttatcCCAGTAGTTCATAACTGTTACAATACATTTACTCTCTTTTTAAGTCTAAATGtagcaataatatttttaagctTTATGTTATTATCAGCTTCCAAAAGAatagatattttatttttatcgattaatgatatatatatttttaagagtagtaaaaaaatatttcctaTTGGATGGATAGTTCTCTTtgtcatatattatatatatagaactattgatataaattttatggaTACCCTATTTACACAATTATCACAAATTATGAccttgttaatatttttttatataaattttaattttttttggctACGTGGAATAAAAGAAACAGCAGAAAAATTAGGAAAATATCCTTTCATTTTTAAGATACTTTTAACATTTGTCCATGagttttcttttctttattttgatgtcctatttaaaattaaaaatagagttcctttatatttcttacgacagttcataaatatatgtattattccTTTCATTTCTGTAATTATGTGTCAATGGATTttcaaaagaaaagaaaagaaggaCCACTCTTCGACCATTCAAGATGTAAAGGCAATTCTG CGAAACACATGCTCACTAGCCATGGAATGCACAGATAGGTCAAAGAACATCCAGCTGCACTTCAATCAGAAATCCAAATGGAGCAAATTGTtcaacatttatatttttttttttttcaagtattTTGGCCTAGACCTAGTGTTTATGTGCTTAATGCacgaaggaaaaaaatttttcactCAAGGAGAAAAAACctataagaagaaaaatttaaatactGAAATGAAtccatatattatgttttttcttctttacctaatttatgtatacattgtttatataaatattcctttattccaaatgataaaaaaaaaaaaatttttcaaagctaatcattttaatattttgaattacCCCGTATCCTTAGAAGAAAAGAagcaagaaaaaaatactaatttATTCAAGGAGTTCacagaaaaataa
- the PmUG01_10029200 gene encoding conserved Plasmodium protein, unknown function: MNSLKKKKQDILWGKKWRNLIQQKAIKEEMNKQLKASLEKQKQEEEEKECTFKPQTLWNQSFKKTISFVDEFFVKLKPYIELQQAYLNHLKELEHDDLIFSQNIKDELRVMLSKAIDKEIMETIIDGYKGVRTRGMNKVKREKLDILSKMIKLEREYNCFMARENVDKKDLEECGFDCDLAAKLRNDILKDSLCPNSLRDFAKIRQEINQVLEEELRIRENENGNGSGNESANENENENENENENENENENENENENNAYSEAYNAYDELLSKENNNDTTQYYNGLIISTNESEESINPISNNAVENTYSRNEDLSERRRKHNIVVNANSSNNRNNNGNSNSNSSNGNSSNGNSNNGNSNNQHEATRTNEANFIKNINNEYIIYEKQKMMHLDQRNNDKVGDHYIYNNQQGKNKESENKDRGKTFYRGSSHLDHSTTVEPGKQVMNVHAVQYTNATFNEMQEGSNNQTQALRWEHTNLHKDSNTQDLHHGGSSNSEKKIRHSNKNVYLNSNYMKALKSEDANRYVSFLQKDLNHINVIIMGSSGNSGNSGNSGNSGNSGNSGNSGNSGNSGNSGIGGIGGIGDGTGISISENFNNPTANNPEKINNLRCIDRRPIHANEKNMNSAGNFDQLQKTGFVHKRCTPMEAINVGVNTLRTDQSKNMIDEKNKYSPQNVNNKNDGFFRSLRHNFPNTDNNSLYIEEKVERKNTRCIDKNIYNIKTANNFYDFYPNMSYNNSCGSNKGGSINGGSKNGGSINGGSKNGGSNNGGTNNKGSNNGSSNNSKSKGDHGKNAHIIYNMSPYYTNNAMID; this comes from the exons atgaattctctaaa aaaaaagaagcaagATATACTTTGGGGGAAAAAATGGAGAAAT CTTATACAGCAAAAAGCAATTAAAGAAGAGATGAATAAGCAACTAAAGGCATCTTTAGAAAAGCA AAAgcaagaagaagaagagaaGGAGTGCACCTTTAAGCCGCAGACACTGTGGAATCAAAGCTTTAAAAAAACGATTTCTTTTGTGGACGAATTTTTCGTTAAATTGAAACCTTACATAGAACTACAACAGG CATATCTAAATCATTTAAAGGAGCTTGAACATGATGATCTAATATTTTCccaaaatattaaa GACGAATTGAGGGTAATGCTGTCAAAAGCAATTGACAAGGAAATCATGGAAACGATCATTGATGGCTACAAAGGAGTTAGAACAAGGGGAATGAACAAagtaaaaagagaaaagttAGATATACTTTCAAAGATGATAAAACTTGAAAGGGAGTACAACTGTTTTATGGCTAGAGAAAATGTAGATAAGAAAGATTTAGAAGAGTGTGGGTTTGATTGCGATCTAGCAGCTAAGTTAAGAAATGATATACTAAAAGATTCTTTATGTCCAAATTCGTTGAGAgattttgcaaaaataagGCAAGAGATAAACCAAGTATTAGAAGAGGAATTAAGAATaagagaaaatgaaaatgggAATGGAAGTGGAAATGAGAGCGCAaacgaaaatgaaaatgaaaatgaaaacgAAAATGAAAACGAAAACGAAAATGAAAACGAAAATGAAAACGAAAATAATGCATATAGTGAAGCATATAATGCATATGATGAACTATTAtctaaagaaaataataacgACACTACACAATATTATAATGGCTTAATTATTTCAACGAATGAATCAGAAGAAAGCATAAACCCAATTAGTAACAACGCAGTAGAGAATACATACTCTCGTAATGAAGACTTAAGCGAAAGACGTAGGAAGCATAATATAGTAGTGAATgctaatagtagtaataataggaacaataatggtaatagtaatagtaatagtagtaatggtaatagtagtaatggtaatagtaataatggtaatagtaataatcaGCATGAGGCAACAAGGACAAATGAAGcaaatttcataaaaaacattaataatgaatacattatatatgaGAAACAGAAAATGATGCATCTGGACCAGcgtaataatgataaagtTGGGGATCactatatatacaataatcagcaagggaaaaataaagaaagtgAAAATAAGGATAGAGGCAAAACGTTTTATCGGGGAAGCAGTCATCTGGATCATAGTACTACTGTTGAACCAGGCAAACAGGTAATGAACGTACACGCAGTACAGTACACTAATGCCACATTTAACGAAATGCAAGAAGGATCTAATAATCAAACACAAGCATTAAGATGGGAACACACTAACTTACACAAGGATAGTAACACACAAGACTTACATCATGGAGGTAGTAGTaatagtgaaaaaaaaattaggcATAGTAATAAAAACGTTTACTTGAACAGTAATTATATGAAAGCATTGAAGAGTGAAGACGCCAACAGATATGTTTCCTTTTTGCAAAAGGATTTGAACCACATCAACGTCATAATAATGGGAAGTAGCGGTAATAGCGGTAATAGCGGCAATAGCGGTAATAGCGGCAATAGCGGTAATAGCGGCAATAGCGGTAATAGCGGCAATAGCGGCAATAGCGGCATTGGCGGTATTGGCGGTATTGGTGATGGCACTGGCATTAGTATCAGCGAAAATTTTAACAACCCCACCGCCAATAATCCAGAGAAAATCAACAACTTACGCTGTATAGATAGAAGACCCATACatgcaaatgaaaaaaatatgaacagtgCAGGTAATTTTGATCAATTGCAAAAAACAGGTTTTGTCCATAAACGTTGTACACCTATGGAGGCAATAAATGTGGGTGTAAATACATTAAGGACGGATCAATCTAAAAATATGATtgatgagaaaaataaatattcaccccaaaatgtaaataataaaaatgatggtTTTTTCCGTTCTCTAAGACATAATTTTCCCAATACTGACAATAATAGTTTATACATTGAAGAAAAAGTTGAACGTAAGAATACAAGATgtattgataaaaatatatataatattaaaactgctaataatttttatgatttctACCCGAACATGAGTTATAATAACAGTTGTGGTAGCAATAAGGGCGGAAGTATTAATGGAGGAAGTAAAAATGGAGGAAGTATTAATGGAGGAAGTAAAAATGGAGGAAGTAATAATGGCGGCACTAATAACAAAGGAAGTAATAATGGAAGTAGTAATAACAGCAAAAGCAAAGGCGATCATGGTAAAAATGcgcatattatttataacatgAGTCCATATTACACAAACAATGCTATGATTGACTAA